The Tistrella mobilis genome window below encodes:
- the thiD gene encoding bifunctional hydroxymethylpyrimidine kinase/phosphomethylpyrimidine kinase, which translates to MTTSLPRVLIIAGSDSGGGAGIQADVKTTLALGADGCPAITALTIQNTLGVTGVWEVPAPALIAEIDAVLAGGVAAAKTGMLHSADVIRTVAARLDPVLGSGLDLVVDPVMVAKGGHRLLRADAVDALKALMLPRAAIVTPNLPEAEVLTGLTVTDPASMVEAGRSLIAQGARAALIKGGHMEGPVLVDMLVTPAPEGGLRVLRFESARIDSRHTHGTGCTTASAIAAGLARGRPMAEAVAVARSYVRQAMLAAPGLGRGHGPLRHDWNRVVASS; encoded by the coding sequence GTGACCACCAGTCTGCCGCGTGTGCTGATCATCGCCGGTTCTGATTCCGGCGGTGGGGCCGGCATTCAGGCCGATGTCAAGACCACGCTGGCTCTCGGTGCCGATGGCTGCCCGGCGATCACCGCACTCACCATCCAGAACACGCTGGGGGTGACGGGGGTTTGGGAAGTGCCGGCCCCTGCGCTGATCGCCGAGATCGATGCCGTGCTGGCAGGTGGCGTCGCCGCGGCCAAGACCGGCATGCTTCATTCTGCCGACGTGATCCGGACGGTCGCGGCCCGGCTCGATCCGGTGCTGGGGAGCGGGCTTGATCTGGTGGTCGACCCGGTGATGGTCGCCAAGGGCGGTCACCGGCTGCTTCGGGCAGATGCGGTCGATGCCTTGAAGGCGTTGATGCTGCCCCGTGCCGCAATCGTCACCCCGAACCTGCCCGAGGCCGAGGTATTGACCGGCCTCACCGTCACCGACCCTGCCTCGATGGTCGAGGCCGGCCGCAGCCTGATCGCCCAGGGCGCCCGCGCAGCGCTGATCAAGGGGGGCCATATGGAGGGGCCGGTACTCGTCGACATGCTGGTGACGCCGGCCCCCGAAGGCGGGCTCAGGGTGCTGCGCTTCGAAAGCGCGCGGATCGACAGCCGCCACACCCACGGCACCGGCTGCACCACCGCCAGCGCCATCGCGGCCGGGCTTGCCCGTGGTCGGCCGATGGCTGAAGCGGTGGCGGTGGCGCGATCCTATGTGCGCCAGGCCATGCTGGCGGCGCCCGGACTTGGCCGTGGCCATGGCCCGCTTCGCCACGACTGGAACCGCGTGGTGGCGTCGTCGTGA
- a CDS encoding bifunctional hydroxymethylpyrimidine kinase/phosphomethylpyrimidine kinase, whose product MTGVSSATVMPRLLSVDHGDPEGRGGIAFDLKLATACGVYAASAVTAIVADGEAMPVPADVVGGQLRAVMEDIGADALRIGRVTETDQLLAVSEVVEHLGHGVPLILDPVLVDATGRHLMNRDALQVLKARLVVRAQALILDLAAAEVMVGREIRHIDGLIEAVATLASLGPEQVVVAGGPAFGIAMLADDDIDLIADEGLAAGPLGGPPIGLATAVAMGAIRGLDARRAWRHHADLIRATVAADPVARAAAGSHPSTDLHAAFRAVTPDDPAGEETCP is encoded by the coding sequence ATGACGGGTGTTTCATCTGCGACAGTCATGCCGCGGCTGCTCAGTGTCGACCACGGCGATCCCGAAGGCCGGGGCGGCATCGCTTTTGACCTGAAACTTGCCACCGCCTGCGGGGTCTATGCGGCAAGCGCGGTCACTGCCATCGTGGCCGACGGCGAGGCGATGCCGGTTCCGGCCGATGTCGTCGGTGGTCAGCTCAGGGCGGTGATGGAGGATATCGGCGCCGATGCCCTGCGCATCGGCCGGGTGACCGAAACCGACCAGCTGCTGGCGGTGTCGGAGGTGGTGGAGCATCTGGGCCACGGTGTTCCGCTGATCCTGGATCCGGTCCTGGTCGATGCCACCGGGCGCCATCTGATGAACCGCGATGCGCTGCAGGTGCTGAAGGCCCGGCTGGTGGTCCGCGCTCAGGCGCTGATCCTGGATCTGGCCGCCGCCGAAGTGATGGTCGGTCGTGAAATCCGCCATATCGACGGGCTGATCGAGGCCGTCGCAACGCTCGCGAGCCTGGGGCCGGAGCAGGTTGTCGTGGCAGGCGGCCCGGCTTTCGGTATCGCCATGCTCGCCGATGACGATATCGACCTGATCGCCGACGAAGGTCTGGCCGCCGGACCGCTGGGCGGGCCGCCGATCGGGCTTGCGACCGCGGTTGCCATGGGGGCGATCCGGGGGCTCGACGCAAGGCGGGCCTGGCGGCATCATGCCGATCTGATCCGCGCGACGGTGGCCGCAGATCCGGTCGCACGCGCCGCGGCCGGCTCGCATCCGTCGACCGACCTGCATGCCGCCTTCCGGGCGGTGACGCCCGACGATCCTGCCGGCGAGGAGACCTGCCCGTGA
- a CDS encoding GGDEF domain-containing protein, with protein MIIMTCVIASMVSIVLWRLNRPMAGLVSWMLAAFAGTAAFLAWVAMPWIGRSVAVPINLAVSTGSLVLVLDGALRFRGLITPGRLRWMTPAVMLVAAVQAIVNLDQDWLRIVLNDVLNGIVLIAMITALIRRARRDERVIHLMMAVATTLLIAAYLLRIDTALTAPRGTFRAPGDPVHAYVFSVSLVFILSWTFGMLLMVNLKVHRALADLADRDPLTGIGNRRLLDRLATRSLAHGRAGLVLIDLDGFKHINDSFGHDQGDRALIWIAGTLRGLIRPGETPIRLGGDEFALFIDGTGDSSDLDGRVAELDADINGRITIGAGFPLPARVSIGAAAAPADGSTLDALIMAADRRMYADKHGSGRGPKSGPDARS; from the coding sequence ATGATCATCATGACCTGCGTCATCGCGTCGATGGTTTCGATCGTTCTCTGGCGCCTCAACCGGCCGATGGCCGGCCTCGTCTCGTGGATGCTGGCCGCCTTCGCCGGAACCGCCGCCTTTCTCGCCTGGGTGGCCATGCCCTGGATCGGGCGCAGCGTCGCGGTCCCGATCAATCTGGCCGTCTCCACCGGTAGTCTGGTGCTGGTTCTCGACGGCGCCCTGCGCTTCCGCGGCCTGATCACGCCCGGCCGGCTGCGCTGGATGACGCCGGCCGTCATGCTGGTTGCAGCCGTTCAGGCCATCGTCAATCTGGACCAGGACTGGCTCAGGATCGTTTTGAACGACGTCCTGAACGGCATTGTCCTGATCGCCATGATCACCGCCCTGATCAGGCGCGCCCGCCGGGACGAGCGGGTGATCCATCTGATGATGGCCGTCGCCACCACCCTGCTCATCGCGGCCTATCTGCTGCGGATCGATACCGCGCTGACTGCACCGCGGGGGACCTTCCGGGCACCCGGGGATCCGGTACATGCCTATGTCTTCTCGGTCTCGCTGGTGTTCATTCTGAGCTGGACCTTCGGCATGCTGCTGATGGTGAACCTGAAAGTGCATCGCGCGCTGGCCGATCTGGCCGATCGCGATCCGCTGACCGGCATCGGCAATCGCCGCCTGCTCGACCGTCTGGCGACACGCAGCCTGGCCCATGGCCGGGCCGGCCTGGTGCTGATCGACCTGGACGGGTTCAAGCACATCAATGACAGTTTCGGCCATGATCAGGGCGACAGGGCGCTGATCTGGATCGCCGGCACCCTGCGCGGGCTGATCAGGCCGGGCGAGACGCCGATCCGCCTGGGTGGCGATGAATTCGCGCTGTTCATCGACGGAACGGGCGACAGCAGCGATCTGGACGGCCGGGTGGCCGAACTGGATGCCGACATCAATGGCCGGATTACCATCGGGGCCGGCTTTCCCCTGCCGGCGCGTGTCAGCATCGGCGCCGCCGCGGCGCCCGCCGACGGATCGACGCTGGATGCGCTGATCATGGCGGCCGACCGGCGGATGTATGCCGACAAGCACGGTTCCGGCCGGGGGCCGAAGTCCGGCCCTGACGCCCGGTCCTAA
- a CDS encoding PhzF family phenazine biosynthesis protein: MQIPICHLDVFADRVFRGVPAVVCPLDGWLPDDILADIAGEHAKAETVFLVGSAGVYEVRWFSRAAEVPLSAPGALAAAHTVFHYLEPQLRRVQLLTPSGMIMGQRDTSSVLVDLPLRPPVKMLGRVDLTAALGGIAPETVMMLDSSCYVAVLADEAAVEAVRIDRAAMDTLGRPVVVLTSPGDQSDFTARVVAAKWGPEALAVRSSALCTLLPYWRQRLDRDDLTVRVVGQRGGSAWCSSGRDRAVVAALVQRYMEGIIYL; this comes from the coding sequence ATGCAGATCCCCATCTGCCATCTCGATGTTTTCGCCGACCGTGTGTTCCGCGGCGTGCCCGCCGTGGTCTGCCCGCTGGACGGCTGGCTTCCCGACGACATCCTGGCCGATATCGCCGGCGAGCATGCCAAGGCCGAAACGGTGTTCCTGGTCGGCTCCGCCGGGGTCTACGAGGTCCGCTGGTTCTCGCGCGCAGCCGAGGTGCCGCTGTCGGCGCCGGGTGCGCTGGCGGCGGCACATACCGTCTTTCACTATCTTGAGCCACAGCTTCGCCGGGTGCAGCTGCTGACGCCGTCGGGCATGATCATGGGCCAGCGCGACACATCATCGGTGCTGGTCGATCTGCCGTTGCGACCGCCGGTGAAGATGCTGGGTCGCGTGGATCTGACCGCGGCGCTGGGCGGCATTGCGCCCGAGACGGTGATGATGCTCGACAGCTCGTGCTATGTGGCGGTTCTGGCCGATGAGGCGGCGGTGGAGGCGGTCCGCATCGACCGTGCCGCCATGGACACGCTCGGCCGGCCGGTGGTGGTGCTCACCTCACCCGGCGATCAGAGCGATTTCACTGCCCGGGTGGTGGCGGCGAAATGGGGGCCCGAGGCACTGGCCGTGCGGTCGTCGGCGCTGTGTACCCTGCTGCCCTATTGGCGCCAGCGCCTGGACCGCGACGACCTGACCGTGCGGGTGGTCGGCCAGCGCGGCGGCAGTGCCTGGTGCAGCAGCGGGCGTGACCGGGCCGTGGTGGCGGCCCTGGTTCAGCGCTACATGGAAGGCATCATCTACCTTTAG